In Chryseobacterium scophthalmum, the genomic stretch TCGATATAATCAAACACGACGTTGTAAACTCCGGGAGATTTTGTCTCGCGTGTTCTTCCAAATCCTGTTTCCATACCCGCTAAAGTCTGAATTTCTAAAGCGATATGCTCAATGACATGCCCCATCCAGGTACCGGTTTCTATTCTATGAAAAAAACCTCCTCTCGTTCCTTCTGAACAACGGTGACTAATGAGCGAAGGTATAAGATGTTCTATTCTTTCACGAAAACCTTCGATTTTATTTGTAGGAAAATCTTCCATTTCCTCCAGATCCAAACGCATCTGTATCAGCTTCTTTCTTCTTATACTCCAAATATTTGGACCACGCAAAGCCTGTATCTTCTTAATTTTCATACTTTAGTTATACCTTATTATATTAATAAAAACATCTTTCTAAATCAAAGATAATGTAAAACATGAAACAAAACCATAGCGTTATTAAAGATTTATTAAAAAAATACAATTTCTGTAATCAATTAGAAATCAAACTAAATACGTTAAAAATCGGTTTACATTTCATTAACAATTTATTATTTTTTAAATTTGCAAGCTATGAAACCTGTTGGAAAATTAATTATTATCGGTGGGGCTGTTAATAAAGGCAGTTTTTCTGAGACCGATTACGATCAGAATGTTGAAAAAAATCTTAACTTTTTTGAGAGAGGAATCTTAAGAAAAATCATTACTGAATCTAAGAATAAAGAAAACTCAATTATCGAAGTCATTACTACGGCTTCGCAAATTCCTCAAATAGTAGGTGCTGAATATAAAAAAGCTTTTGAATTTTTGGGAGCCAAAAATGTCAACATTCTTGATATTCACAACCGTGAAGAAGCCAATTCGGATGCTATTGTTGCAAGAGCAAATGCAGCTGATGTTGTAATGTTTACGGGTGGTGATCAGTTAAGACTGACTTCTATTTTGGGCGGTACAAGATTTCATGACACTATTTTGCTGAAATATATGGAGCAGGATTTTATCTACTCCGGAACTTCTGCAGGAGCTGCTGCTGCTTCTGAAAATATGATTTATCAAGGAAGCAGTTCTGAGGCTTTGTTGAAAGGTGAAATTAAAACAACTCAAGGTTTAGGTTTAATCGATAATGTAATTGTAGATACGCATTTCGTACAAAGAGGAAGAATTGGAAGACTTTTCCAAGCTGTGGTAAACAATCCTAGAACTTTAGGAATCGGTTTAGGTGAAGACACCGGACTTTTTATACATAATGATACCATGACCGCTGTAGGATCTGGTTTAGTAATTATTGTTGATGGAAGATTCATTAAAGACACTAATCTTACCAATATCAATTTAGGTGAGCCAATTTCAATAGATAATCTTACCGTTCACGTGATGTCGATGAACGATCATTATGATTTGACGACAAGAAAACTGACGATAGAAAACTCACAGTTTAATCCGATACCTCAAACGTAAAATAATCATTGATAATCGATAAATAATAAATGATTTTGATTTGTAATTTCAAATCAAATTATTTAAAATCGAAGGTTTAATATCAATTATCATCTATCAATCATCAACTATAATTTTTATGAAAATCATTATCCACGGAGGTTTTTTTTCTGAAAGTGACCAGAGCCACGAAGTGAAAGTAGCCAAACAAAATTCTTTAAAAAACATCGCTGAAAAGGCATATCAATATTTAGAAATCCATTCTGCAGTTGATACTGTTGCTTACGCGGTTTCTCTTTTGGAAGATGATGAATTGTTTAATGCAGGAATCGGATCTCAAATTCAAAGCGACGGCGTTATCAGAATGAGTGCAGCACTAATGGATGGTGAAACTCAGAAAATGAGCGGTGTTATCAATATTCAGGATGTGAAAAATCCGATTTTTGTAGCAAAAGAATTAATGAAAGAAGATGACCGGGTTTTAGGTGGAAACGGAGCTAAAATTTATGCTAACAATAACGGATTTGAAAATTTCTCAACAGAAATTCCTCAAAGAAGAAAAGAATACGAAGCAAAGCTAAAAAATGGAGGAAAAGGAACTGTTGGTTGTGTTGCGATCGATAAAAACGGAAAATTAGCTGTTGCTACTTCTACCGGAGGTAAAGGTTTTGAGATTCCGGGAAGAATTTCAGATTCTGCAACGGTAGCTGGAAATTACGCCAATGAATTTTGCGCAGTAAGCTGCACCGGAGTGGGTGAAGATATTGTAAGCAATGCTACTTCTGCCAAAATTGTAACCAGAGTGACAGATGGAATGAGTTTAAAAGATGCTTTTGACAAAACTTTTACTGAGCTAAAAACAATCGATGGCTTTGCAGGAGCTATTGCGATTGATAAAAACGGAAACATTTACCATCAAGAATCTTACCCTACAATGGTTTTTGCAAGTTTTGATGGAAATCAATTTGAAATCTTTAAATAATTTTAACATATTTTTATTATTCCCATAAATTTTTTGGCACACATTTTACATAGTTATTAATAACAAAATTTTAATATTATAACTTTTAAAAATCAGAAATCATGGGAAATAAGACAAACGGATTATTAGCTTTATTAGGAATAGGTGCTTTAGCATATTGGAAATACAAAAAATCTACTCCGGAACAGCAACAAGCTGTGAAAGACAAAATCAATTCTGCTAAGGATAATTTGAACAAATGGGGAAATGATTTGAAAGATAAAGCAAATGAAGTGGCTTCCCAGGCTCAAAGTAAATTTGACGAAGCAAAAACAAAAGTAGAAGATTCTGCATCTAAATTATAAGATTAGAATCGATAAACTTAGATATTCATTTTAACATTCATATACAAAAAAGTCATCATTACGATGACTTTTTTTGTGCTGAAAGGGCATAAACCATAGGTATTTTATTTCCAAATTTTTCTGTGCGCCATTTTCCTTTTTCAAATTCTTCAATGTGCTTAAAACACGGGTAAGGTGACCAATCAAATTCCTGAAACTGCTCTATTACTAAGTTTTTATTCATCAGATTCTGCATTACTTCGGATAAAGAATGATTCCACATTACATAATCCTGAACGATTTCGGCAGAAAAGTCTGCATAGGTTCCTTCATAAGTTTCTGCAATGGGCTTTTCATTAAAATAATTATACGCAATATCTTTAAAATCATCATCAAACATCCAAACTACAGGATGAAATTCCGCCATGATAAACTGCCCGTTTGGTTTTAAAAAATGATCAATTACACGCGCCCATTTTTCAAGATCGGGAAGCCAGCCAATTGTGCCATAACTTGTAAAAACTATATCAAATTTTTCGTCTAAAATAGTAGGTAAATCATACACATCAGAACAAATAAATTCTGTATCTGTATTGCATTGTTTTGCTAAATCTTTTCCCGCTTCAATCGCTTTATCTGAAAGATCAATTCCGGTAACCTTTGCTCCCATTCTCGAAAGCGAAATAGAATCTTGCCCAAAATGACATTGCAAGTGCAGAATTGTTTTACCTTTTATATCTCCTAAAAGCCCAAGCTCTATAGAATTTAATGAAGTTCTTCCTTTCAAAAATTCATCAACAAAATAGAAATCCGATTTCAGATGTGGTTCTACTTTGGCATTCCAGGATTTCCTGTTGATGTCTAAATAATTTTCCATTGTTTTTTTCTGTAAATATAATTTTTTCCTGAAATATTCGCGCTTTATGGTTTCCCGTAAAAAAATATAAGAATGCCACTGTAGTTTTGGGAAAAATTAGAATACTAAATTTCTTGTTTTAGAAAAAGAAAAAAACAATATTATAAAATACCAACCATGAGTAAAAATTCTTTAGGAGCATCAGATCTATTTTTAGGAGTGCTCGCAATATTATTAATCAGCGTGAGCTTTTATCAAACCTGGGTCGGGCTTGAACAGATCTTCGGCAATGCATCATTTGTAATAGCACTTGTGCTTTCTTTGCTATTATTATTCCTTTGCTGGATGCTTCGTGCTGCAAAACTTGAAGGTAAATCTACTGGAAGCTTGGTAGGAATTTACATATTTATTGCATCATTTTGCTTTATTGCTAATTTCAACGCATTATACACAAGATTTATGCGTACCGATATCTACACCAACGAATTAAAAACGATTAATGAAGATTTTAATACGCTGGAAAATAATATTGAAGCAAAATTAAATTATAAATACCCGAAAGAAACCACAAGAAATATCGAGATTAAGAAAAAACAATTAATGGCTCAAATTATTGATCCTGCAAATCAGGGAATCGGCTCAAGAGCGCAGTCATTAATCAGAGATATTGAAAAAATGACAGGGCAAAAAGTAGATCTTTTAACTCCGATTGGAAATGATTATGAAGATTTGGCTCAAAGAATGGGAAGTCAAATCGATAATATGGTAATGGATTTGTCGCCAGACGAAAGAAATTTAAAATCTGACATTAATAACTCTGTTCTGAAATGGAATAAAAGAATACAGGAGTTTTTGTTGTTGCCTAAAAAAGATAAAGATATTTTGGCACAAGCCCTTATAGACAATGCCTTAACAGATTATAACAAGCTTGGAAACCGAGGCAGCAATGTTTTGGGAGAAGAAAAATTTAAATTCGAGCCTTTACTTTCTAAAACGCAAGACGTTGGAAAAATCGGTTATGCTTTTGAACATGCAGTTAAAAACTTCGGAATGTACCAGTTTGTTGTTTTGGCGGGATGTATTTTGTTAGATTTTGTGATTGTAATTATTATTTTATTGGTGACAAGTCCGGATAACAGAACCAATAACAGCGTTTTAGGAAACAGAAAAAAAGGCAGAACATTAATCCCAAATAAATAATTACCATTATGAATAATGACAAACCTTTTTCCTTCGATAACTATGATTATGATAACGATTTTAAAAAATTCGATGATTTTACAGAGCCTCAAAACGAGATTGTAACGAATGAAAATATTTACACCCATCCTGAAATAGAAGATGATGGTTTTGTTCCCACTTCAAACGGCAGTACAACCACTGTGAAAAATAAAGACAGTAATTTCGTCTTCTTCTACGGAACTTCAGCTTCAGGAAAATCTGTTATTTTATCGGCAATTTTGTATTATTTAAATTCTTATGCCGGAGTTTTAAGACCAAAATTGGGAAGTCCAAATTCCAGGGAAGCTCAAATTTTGTTGGCTGATTTTTTTGAAAATATAAAAAAGGGCATTCTTCCCAACAGAAGTACGAGAGATCAGGTGACAAGATTAGATTTTGTATTTGACCCGAATAATCAATCGAAAAAAGTTCCTTCCATTAATATTTCATTTTTAGAAACGGCTGGGGAAAATCATAACGAAATTTCAAGAGGCGGAAGATATCATGCAGATATTGAAGCGTACTTAAATTCAGACATTCCGCTGAACTTTCTGATTGTAACAAGCTATGACAAAGCGCACAATGAAGATTCTAAAATTGTAGAATTTTTAGATTATCTGGAAAAAAAAGGAAAGAATCTGAAAAATGTAAATGTGCTTCTTGTGATTTCCAAATGGGATAAATCTGGAAATACAGGCGTAGATAACGAACAACATCTTGAAAATTTCATCAGCGAAAGATTGAGTATGACCAATAACCGAATTGACACTTATAACCTCAGCAAAACCTATTTTACAATAGGAAATGTACAGAATCAGGCCGGAATTGAAAAAATAACGCTATTGAATCTGGAATCGGCAGAAGTCATTGCAAAGTGGCTCTATCACAATATTGTTGGCTACAATTTGGATTACGAAGGGACTTTCTGGGAAAAAATAAAATTTAGCTTTTCAAAATAAATGAAAAATATAAATGTCTTTGGTTATGCAACATTTGGGACACCGAATGGTTTTACACAATCCTGTATTTATGGAAATAAAATTTTAGAAAAAGCTCTAAAAACTTTCGATTTAAAAACAGATGCCATACAATTATTATCTCCCAATGACCGTATTTATTCGATTAGAAAAGAAGGTATTGCCGATAAGTTTTTGATCTCTTATTCTGTTTATACCTATGCAAAAGAAAAAAATTCTAATAGAACAGGTACTTTTATTGGGACAAGTTTGATTTTTTCTGACGAAATTGCTGATGAAAATTTGATATTAAACTCATTGCACCAGATTCATCAAAAATTAAAGAACAATAATGTAAGCAATAATGTTTTAAATATCAATCATTCAAAAGAATTTAATCTCACGAATGTTTTTGATCAGGATTTTGAAAAAATTAAATACAACAGCAGAAAAATAGGTTTTATAGACTGGCAAAGTTCAGATAAAAACTTGGTTATTTTCACCAATAAATTAGACAATAATTCAATTCAGAATCTGTTTAAAAAAGCGTTGGAAATTTTACCAAAATATGATACTCTGTTTTTTATTGATAGTAAAGAAATCGCTGAGTTTGTATCTCAAAAAAGACTTTTCAGATTAATTGACGTCAATATTTTAGAAGAAGAAATTCAAAACTTTCAAACTGAAATAAAACAACAGGTTCTCAATACGATTTCTACACTCGAAAATCAAAAGGAAAAACTAGAGATTGAAAGGAAAAAAATTGTGGACGATTTAAAAAAACAAATTGAATCGAATGAGAAAAAACAGAGTGAAAATGCAAAAAAAATTGACGAATCAAAAAACAATGTAAACAAAATCAGTAATCTTTATTTTAATTTTTTGAAAAAATATGATGAATTTATTCAACAACTAAAATCTGATAAAAAGCCTGATGAAGTGCTTCGCCTTTATAACGATTGTAAGAAAAATTTTGAGGAAGAAAAAAGAAAATTAGATTACCCTACCCAAATTTCATCTTTAACCAATAATCAAAATACGAGTTCTTTTCCGTTACAAAGACCGTCTTTTGCAGAATTTTCTAATCATACTGAAGAAAAACAAAGTAAAAATGCAGTCTTTCTCATTATTTCTTTTGTTTTGAATATTTTATTGATAGGTGCATTGATATTTTTCACAATGTTTTATGAGAAAGAAAAAAAACAGGAAGTAATTCCAGACGTTTCACCCGTATC encodes the following:
- a CDS encoding cyanophycinase, whose protein sequence is MKPVGKLIIIGGAVNKGSFSETDYDQNVEKNLNFFERGILRKIITESKNKENSIIEVITTASQIPQIVGAEYKKAFEFLGAKNVNILDIHNREEANSDAIVARANAADVVMFTGGDQLRLTSILGGTRFHDTILLKYMEQDFIYSGTSAGAAAASENMIYQGSSSEALLKGEIKTTQGLGLIDNVIVDTHFVQRGRIGRLFQAVVNNPRTLGIGLGEDTGLFIHNDTMTAVGSGLVIIVDGRFIKDTNLTNINLGEPISIDNLTVHVMSMNDHYDLTTRKLTIENSQFNPIPQT
- a CDS encoding isoaspartyl peptidase/L-asparaginase; this encodes MKIIIHGGFFSESDQSHEVKVAKQNSLKNIAEKAYQYLEIHSAVDTVAYAVSLLEDDELFNAGIGSQIQSDGVIRMSAALMDGETQKMSGVINIQDVKNPIFVAKELMKEDDRVLGGNGAKIYANNNGFENFSTEIPQRRKEYEAKLKNGGKGTVGCVAIDKNGKLAVATSTGGKGFEIPGRISDSATVAGNYANEFCAVSCTGVGEDIVSNATSAKIVTRVTDGMSLKDAFDKTFTELKTIDGFAGAIAIDKNGNIYHQESYPTMVFASFDGNQFEIFK
- a CDS encoding YtxH domain-containing protein, which produces MGNKTNGLLALLGIGALAYWKYKKSTPEQQQAVKDKINSAKDNLNKWGNDLKDKANEVASQAQSKFDEAKTKVEDSASKL
- a CDS encoding class I SAM-dependent methyltransferase produces the protein MENYLDINRKSWNAKVEPHLKSDFYFVDEFLKGRTSLNSIELGLLGDIKGKTILHLQCHFGQDSISLSRMGAKVTGIDLSDKAIEAGKDLAKQCNTDTEFICSDVYDLPTILDEKFDIVFTSYGTIGWLPDLEKWARVIDHFLKPNGQFIMAEFHPVVWMFDDDFKDIAYNYFNEKPIAETYEGTYADFSAEIVQDYVMWNHSLSEVMQNLMNKNLVIEQFQEFDWSPYPCFKHIEEFEKGKWRTEKFGNKIPMVYALSAQKKSS